In one Lolium rigidum isolate FL_2022 chromosome 3, APGP_CSIRO_Lrig_0.1, whole genome shotgun sequence genomic region, the following are encoded:
- the LOC124696626 gene encoding TPD1 protein homolog 1B-like, translating into MGCSHMRSLVGVVVTMLLLLACCEGNYVSASSSQQLQQRQHHPRKMLDVGGAPSPSDIVIVHGCSDPEELMHLSQSRAGSTGGGMPEYTVEITNTCLDCNVCNVHLSCGDFASTELVDPATFRRLAVNDCLVNNGGPIGPGELITFHYANSFIYDMKVKSASCKCA; encoded by the exons ATGGGGTGCTCTCACATGCGTTCTTTGGTTGGGGTCGTCGTCACCATGCTTCTGCTCCTAGCTTGTTGCGAAGGTAATTA TGTATCAGCATCCTCCTCGCAGCAGCTGCAGCAGCGCCAGCACCATCCACGCAAGATGCTCGACGTCGGCGGCGCGCCTTCACCGTCGGACATCGTGATCGTGCACGGGTGCTCGGACCCGGAGGAGCTGATGCATCTGTCCCAGAGCAGAGCGGGGAGCACGGGCGGCGGCATGCCGGAGTACACCGTGGAGATCACCAACACCTGCCTCGACTGCAACGTTTGCAACGTCCACCTCTCCTGCGGCGACTTCGCAAGCACGGAGCTCGTCGACCCGGCCACCTTCCGCCGCCTCGCCGTCAACGACTGCCTCGTCAACAACGGCGGACCCATCGGACCCGGCGAGTTGATCACCTTCCATTACGCCAACTCATTCATCTACGACATGAAAGTCAAATCCGCCTCCTGCAAGTGCGCCTAA